CACCATCTTGATCAGATCGACATGTCCGGGCAGTGTCGAGAACTGATCGACCCCGGCAGACACGGAAAACACGACCCTGAGATTGGGAAACCGCGCCCAGTCATCGACCGGTTGCCAGGTAAAGATGTAGTGGATGTCCCGGGCGTCATACCCCTCGTCCGACCTTACCAGCCGGACCGGAAAATCGCGAAACGCCTTTTCAAAGGCCTCGATCCGTTCAGGGTCTGTCACATTCAGCAAGAGCGCCATGTCAGGCCTTGGCTCCCTGAATGATGTTCTTCATGGGCGTGATCCGCGATCCATCAGAAAAACGGTGCAACCGGAAGGCCGACGGATCGAGACAAGGCGCTTGGCCCGAGATCAGCTCTGCCGCAAGCCGCCCCGCCCCTGTTCCAAGACCGAATCCATGACCCGAGAACCCAGAGCAGACATATAGTCCAGGCAGGCCGTTCCTGACCCCCTCGGTCGCCGAAATCACCGGAATAACATCCGGCAGGACGTCCATGTATCCTGCCCACCGCTGCGCAACTCTGGCATTCTTGAACGGCGCATGGGCGGCTTTCACCGCGGCCAATGCACTGTCCAGAATCCTGTCGTCCGGTTCAGGGTCGAGAATACGCATCCTTTCGAACGGGCTGATATCCGTCGCTTTCCAGCGCCGCGGCGTGCGAAGGGCGTCGAGAAAGGCCGGGCCGATGCCCAGACCTATGCTGCGCCATTCATTTCTCAGCGTCGGCAGGAATCTGGTCAGCAGCCGAAAGCTGTCCGGCGTCAGCTGATAGCGGCCTGGTGTGGCCGAGGCGATCGTATAGCCACCATCGGCACGTTTGCGCATGGCGAAATCGGGATGTTTCAGCGTGCCCTCGGGGCCGTTCGCCAACGGCTCGATGCGCAGGACGCTGCCCTTGGTCTGCAGTTGAGGAAGATCAATGCCCAGGTTTCCCAGGAACAGCCGTGACCAGACCCCGGCGGCCACCAGCGCGGCATCACAGGCAATACGCCCCTTTTCCGTGATCACGGCGCAGACCCTGCCTGCTGCGGTTTCCACGCTGCGAACAGCGCATTCCTGATGAATGCTGCCGCCCTTTTCCTGCACCGCCCGTGCAATGGCCGGGGCCGCCTTCTGCGGCTCGGCACGCCCGTCATGCGGGTTGTGAAGCGCCCCCCTGATATCCGAAGTCAGACCGGGAAATGCCTGCAGAACCTCGTCACGAGTCAGCATGCGCGCGGGAACCTGAAATGATTGCAGGGCATCCACCGCATGACGTTCGGCCTCAAGGGCGGATTCGCTGTTGACCACATAGGTCGAGCCACATTGCCGATAGCCGGTCTGCTGCCCCGTGCGCCGATCCATGTCCTGCCACAGACGCACGGATTCCAGCATCAATGGCATTTCGCGAGGGTCACGATGTGTCAGTCGCACCCAGCCCCAGTTGCGGCTGGATTGCTCGGCCCCAATCCGGCCCTTCTCGCAGATCGCCACGCTCTTGCCCTGTTCGAGCAGTTCCAGCGCCGCGCAAACCCCTGCAATCCCGCCACCGATGATGACGACATCGACCTGCCGTGGAAGCTCGGCATTGCTTTCGACCGGATCAGGTTTCGGTCCCGGCATCTTCGTTCTCCTGTTGCTGTGCAAATCCGGTGCCGGATGTGGCCCTAGGCATAGGGCGGCAATTCAGCCCGCTGTCTTTTCGCACGTATGTTGTCGCGCAGCCGATAGCTGCGCAGTGCAAGTTTCGGAGCAATGCTCATATAGAGGGGTTGCCGGCTCAGGGGCTCGATCCTCAGGTCCAGATCTTTCTCTGCCACGCCCATGGCCCAATCGGACAGGATGCCACCAATCATCGACCCGGTGGGCACGCCGCGTCCCGACAGGCCGGTCATTGCCACCACGCCGGGCGCCAGGGCGTAAAGGCGCGGCACAGTGCGCCGCTGCATGTCCAGATCACCATACCAGAAAAATTCCCAATGCGGCTCTTCGCGCAATTCGGGGTGCAGCCATTTCAGACGTTCAGACAGGATCTTGCGCGTCAGCTCTGGGTCACGCCCGCGCGGGCCCATGGGAAACATCGAGGCGACGATGCGGTTTTCGCGATTGTACTTGTAGACATAGATATCGCCGCGTCCGTCCTGAATGGTCGTGCGCCCCGGCAGGACGACAGCCTGCGAAGCCGCCGAGAAGGGCTGGGTCGCGGCCACGAAGACCCGCATGATCCGAAAGGTCCGGTCCAGCTTTGGCCATCCCGCAACCGTATAGGCCCCGGTCGTGTAGATCACCTTTTCGGCACGCACCGAACCGCGCGGGGTTTTGACCACCCATGCCTGCCCGTCACGATCACAGCCCGTGACTGTCGTGCCGGTGAATATCCGGCCACCCTCTTCCATGACCGCCCGTCCAAGACCGCGCGCATAACCAAGCGCGTTCAGCCCCCCAGCCTCTTCATGCAGCCAGCCGCCGAAAAAGCGCGACGAGCCGGTGACCGCCCGAACCTCGTCACGATCAAGCAGGCGCGTGCGCGCGCCCACGGCGTTATAGCTTTTCATGTGGTTGCGCAGGGTGTCGACATGCGAGGGATACAAGGCCCCCTGAACATAGCCGTTCTGTTCCCATTCACAGTCGATCCCATAGCGCGCGATCATCTCGCCCACCTTGTCATTGGCACGGGTCTGGCGCCGGATCAGGCGTTCCGCCCAGGGCGCCCCCAGATGTGCGCGAAGTTCATCGAGACTGAAATGCGTGAATGTCGGCGTGCAATGGCCCGCGTTGCGTCCGGATCCGCCAAAGCCGATCAATTCGCGTTCCAGCACCGCGACCGAAACGCCCTGCCGGGCCAGTTCCAGCGCCGTGGTCAGGCCCGAATAACCCGCCCCGACAACGCAGACATCGGCCTTGATCTCTTCCTCAAGAGGCCGGGTTTGCGGCGCAGCAGGTGCGGTCGCATACCAAAGCGTATCCGTGAACCTCGAGAATTTCTGCATCAGACCGCCCCCTATTGATGGTCGCTGCGGCTGTCGAACGCATCGCGCAGACCGTCGCCGATGAAATTGAACCCGGCCACGGCAATGGTGATGGTCACCCCGGGCACGATCGCCAACCATGGGGCCGAGGCAAGATATTGCTGCGCCCCATTCAACATGTTGCCCCAGCTGGGCAGCGGCGGCTGGATGCCGTAGCCCAGAAAGGAAATATAGGCTTCCAGCAGGATCGCGCGGGCCACCGTCAGGGTCGCTGCGACGATGATCGGGCCGATGGCATTGGGCAACAGCTCACGAAACATGATCCAGCGATTGGACAGCCCCAGCATATGTGCGGCCTGAACGAAATCCTGGTTGCGCAGCGATTTCACCTCGGCTTCGACGATCCGCGCGACCTCCATCCAGGAGGTGGCCGAAATGATCAGCGCAATCATCACCGGTCCGGGCTGAATGAAGGCCGCCAAAGCCAGAAGCAGAAACACCGAGGGAAAGGATAGAAAGGCGTCCACAATCCGCATCAGCACGGCTGAAACACG
This is a stretch of genomic DNA from Paracoccus seriniphilus. It encodes these proteins:
- a CDS encoding NAD(P)/FAD-dependent oxidoreductase, with translation MQKFSRFTDTLWYATAPAAPQTRPLEEEIKADVCVVGAGYSGLTTALELARQGVSVAVLERELIGFGGSGRNAGHCTPTFTHFSLDELRAHLGAPWAERLIRRQTRANDKVGEMIARYGIDCEWEQNGYVQGALYPSHVDTLRNHMKSYNAVGARTRLLDRDEVRAVTGSSRFFGGWLHEEAGGLNALGYARGLGRAVMEEGGRIFTGTTVTGCDRDGQAWVVKTPRGSVRAEKVIYTTGAYTVAGWPKLDRTFRIMRVFVAATQPFSAASQAVVLPGRTTIQDGRGDIYVYKYNRENRIVASMFPMGPRGRDPELTRKILSERLKWLHPELREEPHWEFFWYGDLDMQRRTVPRLYALAPGVVAMTGLSGRGVPTGSMIGGILSDWAMGVAEKDLDLRIEPLSRQPLYMSIAPKLALRSYRLRDNIRAKRQRAELPPYA
- a CDS encoding NAD(P)/FAD-dependent oxidoreductase is translated as MPGPKPDPVESNAELPRQVDVVIIGGGIAGVCAALELLEQGKSVAICEKGRIGAEQSSRNWGWVRLTHRDPREMPLMLESVRLWQDMDRRTGQQTGYRQCGSTYVVNSESALEAERHAVDALQSFQVPARMLTRDEVLQAFPGLTSDIRGALHNPHDGRAEPQKAAPAIARAVQEKGGSIHQECAVRSVETAAGRVCAVITEKGRIACDAALVAAGVWSRLFLGNLGIDLPQLQTKGSVLRIEPLANGPEGTLKHPDFAMRKRADGGYTIASATPGRYQLTPDSFRLLTRFLPTLRNEWRSIGLGIGPAFLDALRTPRRWKATDISPFERMRILDPEPDDRILDSALAAVKAAHAPFKNARVAQRWAGYMDVLPDVIPVISATEGVRNGLPGLYVCSGFSGHGFGLGTGAGRLAAELISGQAPCLDPSAFRLHRFSDGSRITPMKNIIQGAKA
- a CDS encoding ABC transporter permease codes for the protein MTTTVTYSKRPFIKSRALRRFLGHRLALIGLLMVLSLTAACFIGPYLLPYDELYIDLLSRFAPPGTGGHILGTDPLGRDIAARLFHAGQISMAVGFAVMVIATSIGSVVGVVSGYYGGRVSAVLMRIVDAFLSFPSVFLLLALAAFIQPGPVMIALIISATSWMEVARIVEAEVKSLRNQDFVQAAHMLGLSNRWIMFRELLPNAIGPIIVAATLTVARAILLEAYISFLGYGIQPPLPSWGNMLNGAQQYLASAPWLAIVPGVTITIAVAGFNFIGDGLRDAFDSRSDHQ